The genomic stretch AATGCGCGCATAAATATGCACTGCGTTATCTGCGACGATAAATAGATGTTAACGCGAAACGATAAACGAGCAGCGAATAGCGAAACAACGGTAGTAGCATTGTGGCTACGCATGGTGAGACTGCCGGAATAATCAAGCATGTAAGTCAGAATTAATCCAGTGGCATCGTGTGATCCGATATCGAACGATGCATTGAGGAtggaagtttttttatttattcgtatgcaaatttatttgtaagatTATTACTTTCCTCGATCAATCAATGCGTCCATCGTTCCACATTGATGCCATCACGGCGGCATATTTGAACGCGTAGAAAAATGCATGAATAGTCTTTGATATATCACTGAtgtataaattgcattatagGTGAGACACTTATATgggatgaatatattatttattctgattatttatacataatggCGGATCTAGCAAAGAAATTGATGACGAACAAGATAGTAGACAGATGTAGCAAGTGGGTAGAATCACAACAGGATTATCCTTACTCCGAAGAAGATACCCTCAAGCGAAAATTGGAGGAATCCGAATACGATGATTGGTACAATACAGATTCGGAATTTGACTCAGTCTCGGAATGCGGCGCCAAGAGACACAAGGTGGGAATACAATTGAAGGATGAAGTTTTGGATTTGACTTGTGAATGGACGGCGTGCACGTTTCGTGGCAATCATATGGATCAATTTATGAGGCATGTCTCAAGTCACATACCAAACATACATATAAGTGTGAAAGATGATAATGAGGTCTATGTATGTCAGTGGAAAGACTGTTCTTATTGCACCGATGTTTGCGATGAAATAGTGCAGCATGTTAATTACCATGCCTATCATACTAAGCTCAAGTGTATTGGATCCAATGTTCGTGCAAGAACCAAACTTCCCGTAAGTATCAATATAAAGatacattgatatatttttaattattaatgcttaACAATTGTATTTCTATAGAGATGCCGTAGAGATCCAGAATGGAGGAATATCATAGATTCACCATCTCCACATATGTGTAGATGGGAGGAATGCTTAAaagtgtttaaaaattatcaaatgtatCTGTATCATGTGACTATACATATGAAAGATTGTCCGCGTGGCAATAGAGTTAAGGATGGAGTTAAGTGCAAGTGGACTGGATGCAACGGCAAATATTCTAGTTTATACAAACTCCGTGATCACATGAAATGTCAtaccaaagaaaaaatagtcgCGTGTCCGGACTGCGGTGCCACGTTTGCttctaaaacaaaatttcacaCGCATTGCCAGCGACAAATTCCTTTGGAAGgtaatgaattttaatctcGTGTATCTCACATTTCCTacactttgtatattttttctaaaatacaatGATTTACAGTACAGGGATTCCAGTGTTCACACTGCAATAAGTTTTATCCCACTGAGAGAATCCTACGCGATCATATGAGATCTCACGTGTTCAATTACAAATGTTCCCTTTGCGATATGAGCTGTGAATCGCCAGCGAGCTTAGCGAAACACGTTAGATATCGCCACGTGTCGACGAGAACGTTTCCGTGTCAATTATGCTCACATGCTGCAAAATCGCAACAGGATCTTGATTCTCACATGACTGTCCATACTAATGGCCCAAATTTTTCTTGTCACTTTGAAGGATGCCTTTATACATGCAAAGGAGCTTATACCTTGGATAGGTAATTATATAGATCTTCAATAACGtagttgttttattaattgtttattgcaattatcaaatttattataggcATGTAGAACGAGTACACAGCTTAGTGGTGCGATGGTACTGTTGTCACGAATGTCCAATTAAGTATCGGAAGAGTTATAGATTGACTAAACATCTTTTAGAAACTCATCAATTGCAATTACCAAGTGGACATAAACGCTTCCATTATACACAGGATGAGGACGGATGTTACAGACTTCAAATGGTCAGATATGAAGCTGTGGATGAAGAGAATGAGTCGTTCGTCGAAAAAGCAAACTTATCgaacaaaaaatacaaactaGAATTGAATCAAACTACATcgttgacaaaaataaatgtaagttttatggtaatttaaattaagtataattctaaacttttattttgtttataattatattatttagattgtTGAAGATAATATGGAAGAGGTAGAAACTATACAAGATTTGCAAGAGGAAATAGCTGAAAGTGATGTTGGCAAATCCATGCCTGttatatcaaacattttaatatctattgatGAAGTTGATGAGAAAGGGaatgttataaaaagagaaattgttGAGACGCAAGAAACAAATGAGTTACCACCATCAGAAGAACCaccattaattttaacataagcaatgataattctataataaaagataatataatgtaaagatATATTCCATGACATACTTatacatacttttatataattatattacaatgtgATTTTACATTATAGTGAGTATCTTTACAgagatgtattttattttagtcaattttgatattaaactttaatttttgtcaaaattgtcttaattatatttaagtttacagagcattatttagatttgtcttttattataaaattagtatttataattataatattacagaatGCAAATGTATGTTATTGctatgatatttttgtaaaaattataaattacctGATGCTCAATGTTACATTCAACAAAATTACATAGAGAAATACAATATCTTGCGattatcttcttttaaatccatatttctttctctcatagAAGAGATCTGTCTTTGAACTTCCTAGATTAACTATTTTAGGACAGCCGTCTCTCTGAAAACAAGTATTGAGATATTCAATTtactatgtaataatttataattctattgtatgtaatgtttttttctttttagttcAGTTTAGTCTTTCATAAACTTACATCTTTCTCTTGTATTGTGCATTCTTTACAATAATACGCGTCCGATACGCCGGGACCTCCACATATCACACAACGTCCCTGATAAGAACCATAATTACACTCGTCACATATTCTGACTAGTGTGCAGGGTCTCACATAAGAATCGCAAATGACACACTTGCCATCGCATTTCTCACAAAGTCGACCGAtagctaaaagaaaaaattataacaaattacacAAATTGTTAGAGATAAGGTTAGACTTAACCTTTTCGACTTACCGACTCCCGGCTGTTTACGACAGAAAATCAAATCTGGATGATGTTTGGCCATATTTGTCAAATGCTATTACCCGACTTAGAAAGCaatatatttcgagaaataattattgctttacatatatttgatatattgacgtttgtatctttatataataatcactcTTGCATACACATTCAAATTTTCTCATCAGCTGTCAATTGAATCAGTCGCTAGTTTGCGAGTTTGCTGTGCTCGTTTGCAGTCATATCGCAAATACTACCGGTAGGTTCAAACATTGGATGCATTTTGTCCAATACTGAGGTTAGAGATATTTTCTATTGGCTGTAATCTGGTTCGAAACTTTTTGTATTTCGTaattctcataattttttttctatgatctTGCACGTGTGCTTTTAGGTTACAGGTTACAGATTACATTTCAATCACGCCGACAATAGTTTATTAAAGTCTGAAATTGACGAAAATGGCTGAGGCAATGCGTCAAACCGTAGCTGGAATGCTCAAAGGCATCGAAaggtatttcttttttatgctttttttcaatattcttatttgcataaataatctGTTTAACGAAATTGCTAATCTATttcctaaaattatattattgcacagaaataaaaaattatgtttattcgcttttctaatttttaattattcttatatgttATCTACATTggagtatatattttcaggTACAATCCAGATAACCTCACAACCTTAGAGAAATATGTGGAAATACAATCGAGAGAGAATGCTTATGACTTGGAGGCAAACTTAGCTGTTTTGAAGCTCTATCAATTAAATCCGCACCGATTTAATATGGATATTACATGTCAGATACTACTGAAGGCTTTAACCAATCTTCCACATACTGACTTTGTGTTATGCAAATGTTTACTCAGCGAAAAATTAGtaagtttgattaaaatataagatagcttttttttcttgatgaatgctatattcatatattttacataaatctttAGATGTCAGAAAGCCCAATTAGTCAAATCATGTATCTGGGAGACATCTTGGAGCGATGTGATTTTCAGCATTTTTGGGACAGAGTATTATCCATGTCAGAACTTTGCGATAGAATTGTAGGCTTTCAGGattcaataagaaaatttgtgtGTCACGTAGTCGGTATTACGTTTCAAACAATAGATAAAGGATTGCTGGCACAATTGCTTGGTGGTGTAGATGGTATgtattgtttcatatatatatatatatatatatatatatatatatatatataaatactttatttttaatattacacaatgAGATTTATCAAGTCATGTTTTATAGATGCAACATTAAAGCACTGGGTAAAAAAGTATGGCTGGAAGGAAGAGAGCAAATCAATCATTTTCATTGCAAACCAAGATGAAAATATCAAGACCAAAAATATtactgaaaaaattgatttcgaaAATGTGGCAGGTTTGATGGCTGCTTGTTTATAAAGACAGGaactattttctaataaattattccttGAAAGAGTCTTAAtcattgaaaaagttttttgatTATCGCTGGATCAATTAATTTCTAGTGTTTTTGTTTTCACTAAGAAATgcacatatatagatatatatgaatattaatacaattttatataatatgtatgtattagatgtttatatttaatatatatatatatatatatatatatatatatatatatatatgtatatgtaatacatatacatgtttaatgatttataaaaattactacatTTTCACTGAACTTTGACATATTTTGgagatgtattttttaacatcatctattttcattgtttcatttttttcacattaataGATTTGTTCCGGAACTTTACATAATTCTcttctatattatttcaacTTCTATTGAGTTTGTGCAATTACGTTACAGTACTTATACTGGCTTGTACATTCTCTGTATTATAAGAAGCAGATAAAGCAACTTGTGTTTCTGCTGaagtatcattttttaaaatttcacgcAGGGCCATTGTAGCATAAGTACTGGGCTCTAAACACATCTCAATGATTAATGCTTTATTCTTTCCATCTGaaaatagtatatacatatataatggaaattcttttaaataaaccttttgtataaatatgaaaacataACCTATTTACCTGGATTATTCTGTGGCGATACAAGCTTCCTCATTTCATCAATATCTGATAGAATAAGATTAtcatgtttttctttataatacataattttccaAGATAATTTCATTggaatttgcaatatttttctataggtACCACTCAAACTgtattttctagaaaatatagCCATCAATAGTAACAATTTAttgctatattaaatttataaataaaaaaaacttacttaTTGTTTTGTTTAAGATCAGTGGTTAATTCGTCctttgttaaaaattcatcATACCAAGCTTTAGCATATGATGGATATGTAACTTTCCATCCAGGTTGAGGCATAACTACATCAGCTAGAGTGTAATTTGGTAAATCTTCTTCTTTaagactttttattattgaaaaattttgttccaAATTTTCTTCACTTGCTTTATTTGCTGCTggatcgatatttatttcttcaggAGAGATAACATCAGTTTCTCTGAAGTCATCACTATCATTCAAAGGATACTTTATAGTTTCATCAGTTATATTTTCTTGGCAGCTTTGTTTATCATAAACTAGATCACCCACAATTACATTTGTTCCGAATTGATTTACTCTTCTTGACACAATACGATTCCAAATAAAGCTCTGATAAGCATGGATATACATTAATCGAATGTTTCGAGGTATAGAATCAAGCGCGCCTAAAGGATTTTTCTCGCTCGATATTTGTAGACCTTTCAAAAGTCGCGCTTCAATCTTGTCGATTCTTTTGATCTTGGCATAAGCAGCATGGGCATCTTTGGTTTCCGCATAAATCTGTCTAGCTTCTTCTAATTCTTTGTCCTGTTCTCCTGGTCGCGGTTTCAGAATTAATTCAATTGCTTCATGCCATTTACCTAattagacaaaaatataattatatatatccattaaattaaagttctgCATGTTATAATAtggagaataataattacctTGAAGTAGACGTTTCCCAATTTCGTGTGTGGGTATAGAAGCTACTGTACCAAATCTTTGCAAACCATAGTAATTAATGAAGCCGTTATCGCGAAATAATGTCATTGCTTGTTCAATCTCTTCGTCTGTTCCGCAAACATTTCTTAAtgctattttaaattgattgccACGTAGCATGCCTAATTTCAGACTGTTTttagcatatttaaaattcccTACATATGCGCcgtgtatttttttacttgctCTCAATATGTTTCTTGCATCTACCTTTCTCAAACTAATCCATTGAGTCGTCCATGCTCGACGATCTTTTGTACCAGGATAAGTGAAATTGTTGGGTTGTATTCGCAGATTCGTGGCCAATTGATTTAAAGCATCAATTGTATCCATATTTACTTTATGCAATAGAAAATGGCAATAATCGCCATCGCGTTTTGTCCAATCTACTCTGTTGTCTTTGCGTATCTTGTGATCTgtgatat from Cataglyphis hispanica isolate Lineage 1 chromosome 11, ULB_Chis1_1.0, whole genome shotgun sequence encodes the following:
- the LOC126852627 gene encoding pseudouridylate synthase 7 homolog; the protein is MSADNTIFANKSFAGQKHQNNKNRNIRRSEWKGGYQNNSHRRGFKRNFDQLPGENAKRNKLDIGNRLKEYDLGITEYISKHSGFSAIIKERYTDFHVNEIDLDGQVAKLTHQDIPSDPDDNVNIEDLRTLVSSTIWDQLQVLKENPSSIEIDVTNVEKTERRIIHTIAKNLANVISQTTDKDDKKFITIIPYTKNIKNDHKIRKDNRVDWTKRDGDYCHFLLHKVNMDTIDALNQLATNLRIQPNNFTYPGTKDRRAWTTQWISLRKVDARNILRASKKIHGAYVGNFKYAKNSLKLGMLRGNQFKIALRNVCGTDEEIEQAMTLFRDNGFINYYGLQRFGTVASIPTHEIGKRLLQGKWHEAIELILKPRPGEQDKELEEARQIYAETKDAHAAYAKIKRIDKIEARLLKGLQISSEKNPLGALDSIPRNIRLMYIHAYQSFIWNRIVSRRVNQFGTNVIVGDLVYDKQSCQENITDETIKYPLNDSDDFRETDVISPEEINIDPAANKASEENLEQNFSIIKSLKEEDLPNYTLADVVMPQPGWKVTYPSYAKAWYDEFLTKDELTTDLKQNNKKYSLSGTYRKILQIPMKLSWKIMYYKEKHDNLILSDIDEMRKLVSPQNNPDGKNKALIIEMCLEPSTYATMALREILKNDTSAETQVALSASYNTENVQASISTVT
- the LOC126852644 gene encoding PHD finger-like domain-containing protein 5A, translating into MAKHHPDLIFCRKQPGVAIGRLCEKCDGKCVICDSYVRPCTLVRICDECNYGSYQGRCVICGGPGVSDAYYCKECTIQEKDRDGCPKIVNLGSSKTDLFYERKKYGFKRR
- the LOC126852641 gene encoding eukaryotic translation initiation factor 3 subunit K, which gives rise to MAEAMRQTVAGMLKGIERYNPDNLTTLEKYVEIQSRENAYDLEANLAVLKLYQLNPHRFNMDITCQILLKALTNLPHTDFVLCKCLLSEKLMSESPISQIMYLGDILERCDFQHFWDRVLSMSELCDRIVGFQDSIRKFVCHVVGITFQTIDKGLLAQLLGGVDDATLKHWVKKYGWKEESKSIIFIANQDENIKTKNITEKIDFENVAGLMAACL
- the LOC126852633 gene encoding histone H4 transcription factor, whose amino-acid sequence is MADLAKKLMTNKIVDRCSKWVESQQDYPYSEEDTLKRKLEESEYDDWYNTDSEFDSVSECGAKRHKVGIQLKDEVLDLTCEWTACTFRGNHMDQFMRHVSSHIPNIHISVKDDNEVYVCQWKDCSYCTDVCDEIVQHVNYHAYHTKLKCIGSNVRARTKLPRCRRDPEWRNIIDSPSPHMCRWEECLKVFKNYQMYLYHVTIHMKDCPRGNRVKDGVKCKWTGCNGKYSSLYKLRDHMKCHTKEKIVACPDCGATFASKTKFHTHCQRQIPLEVQGFQCSHCNKFYPTERILRDHMRSHVFNYKCSLCDMSCESPASLAKHVRYRHVSTRTFPCQLCSHAAKSQQDLDSHMTVHTNGPNFSCHFEGCLYTCKGAYTLDRHVERVHSLVVRWYCCHECPIKYRKSYRLTKHLLETHQLQLPSGHKRFHYTQDEDGCYRLQMVRYEAVDEENESFVEKANLSNKKYKLELNQTTSLTKINIVEDNMEEVETIQDLQEEIAESDVGKSMPVISNILISIDEVDEKGNVIKREIVETQETNELPPSEEPPLILT